A part of Paenibacillus sp. IHBB 10380 genomic DNA contains:
- a CDS encoding non-ribosomal peptide synthetase, which produces MFVNTLALRNRPQGEKTFVSYLEDVKTQVLQAYENQEYPLEELVEKLGVRRDLSRNPLFDTLFALQNMEMKEFGLEGLKVSPYGYEGKIAKFDVSVQAVEGEGKLYFHVEYGSRLFRPETMERWSSHWLRLLEQVADQPEIKLSDIELMTEEEREQVLVSFNETEAPYPREKTISELFEEQVAKTPKQVAVVYEGEEWTYEELNARSNQVARVLRKHGVGNETIVGIMVERSLEMMAGILGILKAGGAYLPIDPDYPAERIAYMLEDSGTKVLLTQKRLTDRVVFDGSIVALDEAGVYAEEERGNIAGEHTAASLAYVIYTSGSTGKPKGVLVEQRNVVRLVKNTNYVEFGEGDRILQTGALVFDASTFEIWGALLNGLRLYLSAEHRILDPQHLGQSIEQYGITTMWLTASLFNQVVQERIETFRGLKTLIVGGEALSVEHVNRVREAHGELKIVNGYGPTENTTFSASYVIDGKQGGTIPIGKAINHSKVYVLDGANRLQPIGIAGELCVAGDGLARGYLNRPELTEEKFVENPFVPGERMYRTGDLARWLPDGNLEYLGRIDEQVKIRGFRIEPDEVRQQLMKHEAVEDAVVVSRKGEEGEAYLCAYVVTEEELPVSAWRKHMGESLPEYMIPSYFVRLEKLPLTPNGKVDRKALPAPEGAVHTGVEYVAPRNDMEAKLANVWSEVLGLEHIGVRDNFFELGGDSIKAIQISARLHKQQLKLEIANLFLHPTIEDVSLYVRQVEMSIDQGQVKGQVELTPIQRWFFEQDFQAKHHWNQSVMVYRQEGFNSEALREVLQELVAHHDALRMRYEGEGDSILQVNEGIEGNGIELSVVEIVGDEEEVARRIESESECLQSRLNLQSGPLMRAGLFKTSEGDHLLLAVHHLVIDGVSWRILLEDLALGYEQRLANEEVSLPEKTNSYQQWSKELNEYANSRKLLREKPYWKAVEEAEIARLPKDMEAKAQGNTWGESRIEIVEFTEEETEKLLRNVHQAYHTEMNDILLTGLTQAVEEWTGEERVGLTLEGHGREEVIKGVNVNRTVGWFTSMYPVVLEIKGREELGNQIKQVKETLRRIPNKGIGYGILKYVTEKEKTQELEFKQRPEISFNYLGQFDAEMESGVLEGSGMPMGSAFHRDSERAHKLDVGGAIMGGKLQMSIQYPGSEYREETIKGLLESYRDHLRRIIEHCVQKEDTERTPSDFSAKALSLGSLELIYSMVEEME; this is translated from the coding sequence ATGTTCGTAAATACGTTGGCGCTGAGGAACCGCCCGCAAGGGGAGAAAACGTTCGTTTCGTACCTGGAGGACGTGAAAACGCAGGTGCTGCAGGCATATGAGAACCAGGAATATCCGCTGGAGGAGTTGGTGGAGAAGCTGGGTGTACGGAGAGATTTGAGCCGGAATCCACTGTTTGATACGTTGTTCGCGTTGCAAAACATGGAGATGAAAGAGTTCGGTCTGGAAGGGCTGAAGGTAAGTCCGTATGGGTACGAAGGAAAAATTGCGAAATTTGATGTGAGCGTGCAGGCCGTCGAAGGGGAAGGGAAGCTCTACTTCCATGTGGAATACGGAAGCCGGTTGTTCCGCCCGGAAACGATGGAGAGATGGAGCAGCCATTGGTTGAGGTTGTTAGAGCAGGTGGCGGATCAGCCGGAGATTAAGCTGTCGGACATCGAGCTGATGACGGAAGAGGAACGGGAGCAGGTGCTGGTGTCGTTCAACGAGACGGAAGCGCCGTACCCGAGGGAGAAGACGATCAGCGAGCTGTTCGAGGAACAGGTAGCAAAGACACCAAAGCAAGTGGCGGTAGTGTACGAAGGGGAGGAGTGGACGTACGAAGAGCTGAATGCAAGGTCGAACCAAGTGGCCCGTGTGCTGCGCAAGCACGGGGTAGGAAACGAGACGATCGTGGGCATCATGGTGGAACGTTCGCTGGAGATGATGGCAGGAATCCTGGGCATCCTGAAGGCAGGAGGAGCGTATTTGCCGATTGACCCGGACTATCCGGCAGAGCGGATTGCGTACATGCTGGAGGATAGCGGGACGAAGGTGCTGTTGACGCAGAAGCGGCTGACGGACCGAGTGGTGTTTGACGGAAGCATTGTGGCGCTGGATGAGGCGGGCGTATATGCAGAGGAAGAGCGCGGGAATATCGCGGGCGAGCACACGGCTGCTAGTTTGGCGTACGTGATTTATACGTCAGGGTCCACCGGGAAGCCGAAAGGGGTATTGGTGGAGCAGCGGAACGTCGTCCGTCTGGTGAAAAACACGAATTACGTGGAGTTTGGCGAGGGAGATCGTATCCTCCAAACGGGAGCGCTGGTGTTCGATGCGTCTACGTTTGAAATTTGGGGTGCGCTGCTCAACGGTTTGCGTCTGTACTTGAGCGCTGAGCACCGTATTTTGGACCCTCAGCATCTGGGTCAGAGTATTGAGCAATATGGAATCACGACGATGTGGCTGACCGCGTCGTTGTTTAATCAAGTGGTGCAAGAGCGGATCGAAACGTTTAGGGGCCTGAAGACGTTGATCGTAGGAGGAGAAGCATTATCTGTCGAGCATGTGAACCGGGTAAGAGAAGCGCACGGGGAACTGAAGATCGTGAACGGATATGGACCGACAGAAAATACGACCTTCTCGGCTTCCTATGTGATCGATGGGAAGCAAGGGGGAACGATTCCGATCGGGAAAGCGATTAACCACTCTAAGGTCTATGTATTGGATGGAGCGAACCGGTTGCAGCCAATCGGAATCGCGGGAGAGCTGTGCGTGGCCGGAGACGGGTTGGCACGAGGATACTTGAACCGTCCGGAGCTGACGGAGGAGAAGTTTGTGGAGAACCCGTTTGTGCCTGGAGAGCGGATGTACCGGACGGGTGACTTAGCCAGATGGCTGCCGGACGGGAACCTGGAGTACTTGGGGCGGATCGACGAGCAGGTGAAGATCCGTGGCTTCCGAATTGAGCCGGACGAGGTGCGCCAGCAGCTCATGAAGCATGAAGCAGTGGAAGACGCGGTCGTCGTGTCCCGGAAGGGAGAAGAGGGCGAAGCGTACTTGTGCGCGTACGTGGTGACGGAAGAGGAGCTGCCGGTATCGGCATGGCGCAAACATATGGGAGAAAGTTTGCCGGAGTATATGATCCCGTCGTACTTCGTGCGACTGGAGAAGCTGCCGCTGACGCCAAACGGGAAGGTGGACCGCAAGGCGCTGCCAGCACCGGAAGGGGCGGTACACACAGGCGTGGAGTACGTCGCGCCGCGAAACGACATGGAGGCGAAGCTGGCGAACGTCTGGTCGGAGGTGCTCGGTTTAGAGCACATAGGGGTCCGGGACAACTTCTTTGAGTTGGGAGGAGACTCGATCAAGGCGATTCAAATCAGCGCTCGTTTGCATAAACAACAGTTGAAGCTGGAGATCGCGAACTTGTTCCTGCATCCGACAATTGAAGACGTGAGTCTGTATGTACGGCAGGTGGAAATGAGCATCGATCAAGGTCAAGTGAAGGGGCAGGTAGAGCTCACCCCGATTCAGCGATGGTTTTTCGAACAAGACTTCCAAGCGAAGCATCATTGGAACCAGTCGGTGATGGTATATAGGCAAGAGGGCTTCAACAGCGAGGCACTGAGGGAGGTCTTGCAGGAACTGGTGGCCCACCATGATGCGCTGCGAATGAGGTATGAGGGCGAAGGAGACAGCATCCTTCAAGTTAACGAAGGGATCGAAGGGAACGGAATCGAGCTAAGCGTAGTAGAGATCGTTGGGGATGAAGAAGAAGTGGCAAGGCGGATCGAGTCGGAGTCGGAGTGTCTGCAAAGCAGGCTGAACCTGCAGTCGGGCCCGCTGATGAGAGCCGGCTTATTCAAGACTAGTGAGGGAGACCACTTGCTGCTGGCGGTCCATCATCTGGTGATCGACGGAGTCTCATGGAGAATTCTGCTGGAAGATTTGGCGCTCGGGTATGAACAGCGTCTGGCGAATGAGGAAGTGAGTTTGCCGGAGAAAACGAACTCGTACCAACAGTGGTCCAAGGAACTGAACGAGTATGCCAACAGCAGAAAGCTGCTGAGGGAGAAGCCATATTGGAAAGCGGTGGAAGAGGCGGAAATTGCAAGACTGCCGAAGGACATGGAGGCTAAGGCACAAGGGAATACATGGGGAGAGAGCCGGATCGAAATCGTGGAGTTCACGGAAGAAGAGACGGAGAAGCTGCTGAGAAACGTGCACCAAGCGTACCATACGGAGATGAATGACATCCTGCTGACAGGACTGACACAGGCCGTGGAAGAGTGGACGGGAGAAGAACGAGTAGGGCTGACGCTGGAGGGACACGGAAGGGAAGAGGTCATCAAGGGAGTGAACGTGAACCGGACGGTGGGCTGGTTTACGAGCATGTACCCGGTGGTGTTGGAAATCAAGGGAAGGGAAGAACTGGGGAATCAAATCAAGCAGGTGAAAGAAACGCTGAGAAGGATACCGAATAAGGGGATCGGATACGGGATTCTGAAATACGTGACGGAGAAGGAAAAAACCCAGGAGCTGGAATTCAAACAAAGACCGGAGATTAGCTTCAACTACTTGGGGCAGTTTGATGCTGAGATGGAGAGCGGCGTATTGGAAGGCTCCGGGATGCCGATGGGAAGCGCGTTTCATCGAGATTCGGAACGAGCACATAAGCTGGATGTAGGTGGAGCCATTATGGGAGGCAAGCTGCAGATGAGCATCCAGTATCCGGGAAGCGAGTACCGGGAAGAGACGATCAAGGGATTGCTGGAGAGCTACCGAGACCACCTGCGACGGATTATCGAGCATTGTGTACAAAAAGAGGATACTGAGAGAACACCTAGCGATTTTAGTGCGAAAGCATTGAGTCTGGGGAGTCTGGAACTCATTTATTCTATGGTTGAGGAAATGGAATAG